The following are from one region of the Cyanobium gracile PCC 6307 genome:
- a CDS encoding ATP-dependent Clp protease ATP-binding subunit has protein sequence MRTDSRLRDDRGAGGAAASLTSDPDRFSDAAWDLLIASQDQARRWRHGAMDVEHLLLTLLLNRRFASWVDPLPLDEDRLLDRLETFCAEQPDGGGGTLYIGDALEDLLEEADRRRAGWGSRLLDVPHLLLALLVEPRIGASLLAEEGLSEDLLLRQWRPLPAAGEAASAGAAVVSAAPAPSLAPTSTPARPAPAPPPPVPSRAAAAPAPPRPPSAQEPAMALQREGEPEPGALDRYGRDLTAAARAGELDPVVGRDTEIRRLIQVLSRRSKNNPVLIGEPGVGKTAVAESLAQRIVAGEVPDALRGLRLVALDLGALIAGAKFRGQFEERLRSVLAEVRDNDGVRGEDGEGGRAGGVVLFIDELHTVVGSDRSGADAASILKPVLARGDLRCIGATTPEDYRRSIEKDPALERRFQQVVIREPDGPTCLEILRGLKERYELHHGVTITDGALVAASRLASRYISDRCLPDSAIDLIDEAAANLRMEATSKPQVVEAAEAELRRVELALLAAEAAPLEERVQLQEQRRLAHEQLDRLQRRWAGERERLAELRELLQQDEDLRHAIAEAERDGDLEEAARLQYDQLHGVQQRRAALEAELQSDPMLREQVEEGDIADVVARSTGIPVQQLLAGERQKLLELEQRLAGRVIGQPEAVAAVAASIRRSRAGMQAPTRPVGSFLFLGPTGVGKTELAKALAAALFDEEEALVRLDMSEFMERNAVARLVGAPPGYVGYEEGGQLTEAVRRRPYAVLLLDEVEKAHPDVFNLLLQVLDDGRLTDSQGRTVDFRHTVVIMTSNLASRAILERARAVPSPGDPGDPGPEEGEQARDRSLDRAVEEALARQFRPEFLNRIDEVIRFRPLARADLERIVRLQLAELALLLREQHLELEIDEAVVVALAEQGYEPEYGARPLRRVLRRRIENPLATELLEDHFTAARGVRLELAGSGEAGFRFVPLGDGGEGRPVG, from the coding sequence GCTGCTCACCCTGCTGCTGAACCGGCGCTTCGCCAGCTGGGTGGACCCCCTGCCCCTCGACGAGGACCGGCTGCTGGACCGGCTCGAGACCTTCTGCGCCGAGCAGCCGGACGGCGGCGGCGGCACCCTCTACATCGGCGATGCCCTCGAGGATCTGCTGGAGGAGGCCGATCGGCGCCGGGCCGGCTGGGGATCCCGCCTGCTGGATGTGCCCCACCTGCTGCTGGCCCTGCTGGTGGAGCCGCGCATCGGGGCGTCGCTGCTGGCGGAGGAGGGGCTGAGCGAGGACCTGCTGCTGCGCCAGTGGCGCCCCCTGCCGGCTGCGGGCGAGGCCGCTTCCGCCGGGGCCGCCGTGGTGTCGGCCGCCCCCGCCCCGTCGCTGGCGCCGACATCGACCCCGGCCCGGCCGGCCCCGGCCCCGCCACCGCCGGTCCCCTCGCGGGCAGCCGCGGCCCCCGCCCCGCCGCGGCCACCGTCGGCGCAGGAGCCCGCCATGGCCCTGCAGCGGGAGGGGGAGCCTGAACCCGGCGCCCTCGACCGCTACGGCCGCGACCTCACCGCCGCCGCCAGGGCCGGCGAACTCGATCCGGTGGTGGGGCGCGACACCGAGATCCGCCGGCTGATCCAGGTGCTATCCCGGCGCAGCAAGAACAACCCGGTGCTGATCGGTGAGCCCGGCGTCGGCAAGACGGCCGTGGCCGAATCCCTGGCCCAGCGGATCGTGGCCGGCGAGGTGCCCGATGCCCTGCGGGGCCTGCGGCTGGTGGCCCTGGATCTGGGGGCCCTGATCGCCGGGGCCAAGTTCCGCGGCCAGTTCGAGGAGCGCCTGCGCAGCGTGCTGGCCGAGGTCCGCGACAACGACGGGGTGCGCGGCGAGGACGGGGAAGGCGGCCGGGCCGGCGGCGTGGTGCTGTTCATCGACGAACTGCACACGGTGGTGGGCAGCGACCGCTCCGGCGCCGATGCGGCCAGCATCCTCAAGCCGGTGCTGGCCCGCGGCGACCTGCGCTGCATCGGCGCCACCACCCCCGAGGACTACCGGCGCAGCATCGAGAAGGATCCGGCCCTGGAGCGCCGCTTCCAGCAGGTGGTGATCCGCGAACCCGATGGCCCCACCTGCCTTGAGATCCTGCGGGGGCTGAAGGAGCGCTACGAGCTCCACCATGGCGTCACCATCACCGATGGGGCCCTGGTGGCGGCGTCCCGGCTGGCCTCCCGCTACATCAGCGACCGCTGCCTGCCGGATTCGGCCATCGACCTGATCGATGAGGCGGCCGCCAACCTGCGCATGGAGGCCACCTCCAAGCCCCAGGTGGTGGAGGCGGCCGAGGCGGAGCTGCGGCGCGTGGAACTGGCGCTGCTGGCCGCCGAGGCGGCGCCCCTGGAGGAGCGGGTGCAGCTGCAGGAGCAGCGGCGCCTCGCCCACGAGCAGCTCGACCGCCTGCAGCGGCGCTGGGCGGGGGAGAGGGAGCGCCTGGCCGAGCTGCGGGAGCTGCTGCAGCAGGACGAGGACCTGCGCCACGCCATCGCCGAAGCCGAGCGGGACGGGGACCTGGAGGAGGCGGCCCGGCTCCAGTACGACCAGCTGCACGGGGTGCAGCAGCGCCGGGCGGCCCTGGAGGCGGAACTGCAGAGCGATCCGATGCTGCGGGAGCAGGTGGAGGAGGGGGACATCGCCGACGTGGTGGCCCGCTCGACCGGCATCCCCGTGCAGCAGCTGCTGGCCGGCGAACGGCAGAAGCTGCTGGAGCTGGAGCAGCGGCTCGCCGGGCGGGTGATCGGCCAGCCGGAGGCGGTGGCGGCGGTGGCGGCCTCGATCCGCCGTTCCCGGGCGGGCATGCAGGCCCCCACCCGGCCGGTGGGGTCGTTCCTGTTCCTGGGGCCCACGGGCGTCGGCAAGACGGAACTGGCCAAGGCCCTGGCGGCGGCCCTGTTCGATGAGGAGGAGGCGCTGGTGCGGCTGGACATGAGCGAATTCATGGAGCGCAACGCCGTTGCCCGCCTGGTGGGGGCCCCTCCCGGCTACGTGGGGTATGAGGAGGGGGGCCAGCTCACCGAGGCGGTGCGCCGCCGCCCCTATGCGGTGCTGCTGCTCGACGAGGTGGAAAAGGCCCACCCCGATGTGTTCAACCTGCTGCTGCAGGTGCTCGATGACGGCCGCCTCACCGATTCCCAGGGCCGCACGGTCGACTTCCGCCACACGGTGGTGATCATGACCAGCAACCTGGCCAGCCGCGCCATCCTCGAGCGGGCCCGCGCTGTCCCCTCCCCCGGCGACCCGGGGGATCCCGGCCCCGAGGAGGGGGAGCAGGCCCGGGACCGCAGCCTCGATCGGGCGGTGGAGGAGGCCCTCGCGCGCCAGTTCCGGCCGGAGTTCCTCAACCGCATCGACGAGGTGATCCGTTTCCGTCCACTGGCCCGCGCCGATCTCGAGCGGATCGTGCGGCTGCAGCTGGCGGAGCTGGCCCTGCTGCTGCGGGAGCAGCACCTGGAACTGGAGATCGACGAGGCCGTCGTGGTGGCCCTGGCCGAACAGGGCTACGAGCCGGAGTACGGGGCCCGGCCCCTGCGCCGGGTGCTGCGGCGTCGCATCGAGAACCCCCTGGCCACCGAACTGCTCGAGGATCACTTCACGGCGGCCAGGGGGGTGCGGCTGGAGCTCGCCGGCTCCGGCGAGGCGGGCTTCCGCTTTGTCCCTCTGGGGGACGGCGGGGAAGGACGTCCGGTAGGGTGA
- the nusG gene encoding transcription termination/antitermination protein NusG → MTLPLSAVPEIEPDAPEVLELPAEGTAPTVDGTDPAAEGGAEAAEAAKPQVARWFAVQVASSCEKKVKATLEQRAVTLGVSNRILEIEIPQTPGVKLKKDGSRQSIEEKVFPGYVLVRMVLDEDTMMAVRSTPNVINFVGQEERRATGKARGHIRPRPLSRQEVDRIFKRAAEKKPVLKVDLTEGDQILVTAGPFKDFQGEVIEVSGERSKLKALLSIFGRETPVELEFSQISKQS, encoded by the coding sequence ATGACCCTTCCCCTGTCTGCCGTGCCTGAGATCGAACCGGACGCCCCCGAGGTGCTGGAGCTCCCCGCTGAGGGCACCGCCCCCACTGTGGACGGCACGGACCCCGCCGCCGAGGGCGGTGCCGAAGCCGCCGAAGCCGCCAAGCCCCAGGTGGCCCGCTGGTTCGCCGTCCAGGTGGCCTCCAGCTGCGAGAAGAAGGTCAAGGCCACCCTGGAGCAGCGGGCCGTCACCCTCGGGGTGAGCAACCGGATCCTCGAGATCGAGATCCCCCAGACCCCCGGCGTGAAGCTCAAGAAGGACGGCAGCCGCCAGTCGATCGAGGAGAAGGTGTTCCCCGGCTACGTGCTGGTGCGCATGGTCCTCGATGAGGACACGATGATGGCGGTGCGCAGCACCCCCAACGTCATCAATTTCGTCGGCCAGGAGGAACGCCGCGCCACCGGTAAGGCCCGGGGGCACATCCGGCCCCGGCCCCTCAGCCGCCAGGAGGTGGATCGCATCTTCAAGCGTGCCGCCGAGAAGAAGCCCGTCCTCAAGGTCGACCTCACCGAGGGCGATCAGATCCTCGTCACGGCCGGTCCGTTCAAGGACTTCCAGGGCGAGGTGATCGAGGTCTCCGGCGAACGCAGCAAGCTGAAGGCCCTCCTGTCGATCTTCGGCAGGGAGACCCCGGTGGAGCTCGAGTTCTCCCAGATCAGCAAACAGAGCTGA
- the rplA gene encoding 50S ribosomal protein L1 has translation MTKVSKRFTALAAKVEDRAYEPLEALELVKDNATAKFDETIEAHVRLGIDPKYTDQQLRTTVALPHGTGQTIRIAVIARGEKVAEAKAAGADLAGDDELVDQIAGGAIDFDLLIATPDMMPKVAKLGRVLGPRGLMPNPKAGTVTTDLGGAISEFKAGKLEFRADRAGIVHVRFGKASFDTAKLLENLKALQETIDRNKPSGAKGRYWRSLYLASTMGPSVQVDFAALQDIKQES, from the coding sequence ATGACAAAAGTCTCCAAACGCTTCACCGCCCTCGCCGCCAAGGTGGAGGACCGCGCCTACGAACCGCTCGAGGCCCTCGAGCTGGTCAAGGACAACGCCACCGCCAAGTTCGACGAAACGATCGAGGCCCATGTGCGCCTGGGCATCGACCCCAAGTACACCGACCAGCAGCTGCGCACCACCGTGGCCCTGCCCCACGGCACCGGCCAGACCATCCGTATCGCCGTGATCGCCCGGGGCGAGAAGGTGGCCGAAGCCAAGGCCGCCGGTGCCGACCTGGCCGGCGACGATGAGCTGGTCGACCAGATCGCCGGTGGCGCCATCGACTTCGATCTGCTGATCGCCACCCCCGACATGATGCCGAAGGTGGCCAAGCTCGGCCGGGTGCTCGGTCCCCGCGGCCTGATGCCGAACCCGAAGGCCGGCACGGTGACCACCGATCTGGGTGGCGCCATCAGCGAGTTCAAGGCCGGCAAGCTGGAGTTCCGGGCCGACCGGGCCGGCATCGTCCACGTGCGTTTCGGCAAGGCCAGCTTCGACACCGCCAAGCTGCTGGAGAACCTCAAGGCCCTGCAGGAAACCATCGACCGCAACAAGCCCAGCGGTGCCAAGGGCCGCTACTGGAGGAGCCTCTACCTCGCCTCCACCATGGGCCCCTCGGTGCAGGTCGACTTCGCCGCTCTGCAGGACATCAAGCAGGAGAGTTGA
- the rplK gene encoding 50S ribosomal protein L11 — MAKKVVAVIKLALQAGKANPAPPVGPALGQHGVNIMAFCKEYNARTQEKAGYVIPVEISVFEDRSFTFITKTPPASVLISKAAGIDKGAATSAKGAVGAISRSQLEEIAKTKLPDLNCTSVESAMRIIEGTARNMGVAVKD, encoded by the coding sequence ATGGCCAAGAAAGTCGTAGCTGTGATCAAGCTGGCCCTCCAGGCCGGCAAAGCGAACCCCGCACCACCGGTGGGCCCTGCCCTCGGTCAGCACGGGGTCAACATCATGGCGTTCTGCAAGGAGTACAACGCCCGCACCCAGGAGAAGGCCGGGTATGTGATCCCGGTGGAGATCTCGGTCTTCGAAGACCGCAGCTTCACCTTCATCACCAAGACCCCGCCCGCTTCGGTGCTGATCTCCAAGGCGGCCGGCATCGACAAGGGTGCCGCCACGTCCGCCAAGGGAGCGGTGGGTGCCATCAGCCGCTCCCAGCTCGAGGAGATCGCCAAGACCAAGCTGCCCGACCTCAACTGCACCAGCGTCGAGTCGGCCATGCGCATCATCGAAGGCACCGCCCGCAACATGGGCGTCGCCGTCAAGGACTGA
- the secE gene encoding preprotein translocase subunit SecE: protein MSADTRAAIGIHTVEPIPPVTTTTSSPDGPLARGNGTSEPDEAPDGFPSEEREPTGFVAVTLAELRKVVWPSRQQLFSESVAVILMVSLSAAAIAAIDRFYHWGSTQIFR from the coding sequence ATGTCTGCCGACACCAGGGCAGCCATCGGAATCCACACCGTGGAACCCATTCCCCCCGTCACCACCACCACGAGCAGTCCCGACGGGCCCCTGGCCCGGGGGAACGGCACGTCCGAACCGGACGAGGCCCCGGACGGCTTCCCCTCCGAGGAGAGGGAGCCCACCGGCTTCGTGGCGGTGACGCTCGCGGAGCTGCGCAAGGTCGTCTGGCCGAGCCGTCAGCAGCTGTTCAGCGAATCGGTGGCGGTGATCCTGATGGTGAGCCTTTCGGCCGCCGCGATCGCCGCGATCGACCGCTTCTATCACTGGGGATCGACCCAGATCTTCCGTTGA
- a CDS encoding GDSL-type esterase/lipase family protein, producing the protein MPASSWLRIAGWVALPLTLLALGWGLFSRHPSSSMAVEPTQAPRREAPVTFVGDSLTAQGDWQAAFPDRVVFNQGISGDTSFQLMARLPQIRRTGAGTYLVMVGINDIVWGYDPGRIAGRIQWLRTGLQIGTGARVIIQSTIPCASFRCGADGVRRVAELNALLARQTPPRDFVDLTPVMADGDGLRRAYTVDGVHLNAAGYGRWVARLRELGLP; encoded by the coding sequence GTGCCTGCCTCCTCATGGCTGCGGATCGCCGGCTGGGTGGCGCTGCCGCTCACCCTGCTGGCGCTGGGCTGGGGCCTGTTCTCCAGGCACCCGTCCTCTTCGATGGCTGTGGAGCCGACCCAGGCTCCGCGCCGTGAGGCCCCGGTCACCTTCGTCGGTGATTCGCTCACGGCCCAGGGCGACTGGCAGGCGGCCTTCCCCGATCGGGTGGTGTTCAACCAGGGCATCAGCGGTGACACCAGCTTCCAGTTGATGGCCCGCCTGCCCCAGATCCGCCGTACCGGGGCCGGCACCTACCTGGTGATGGTGGGCATCAACGACATCGTCTGGGGCTATGACCCCGGCCGGATCGCCGGCAGGATCCAATGGCTGCGGACCGGCCTCCAGATCGGCACCGGGGCCCGGGTGATCATCCAGTCCACGATTCCCTGCGCCAGCTTCCGCTGCGGTGCCGACGGGGTCCGCCGGGTGGCCGAGCTCAACGCGCTGCTCGCCCGCCAGACGCCCCCCCGGGACTTCGTTGACCTCACCCCGGTGATGGCGGATGGCGATGGCCTCAGGCGCGCCTACACGGTGGATGGTGTCCACCTCAATGCCGCCGGTTATGGCCGCTGGGTGGCACGGCTGCGGGAGCTGGGCCTGCCGTGA